From Armatimonadia bacterium:
TGATGGCCTGGTATGCCATGAACCGTTCTTCGGCGAAGGTGGGGAAGCGGAGGGTCTTGCCGGGCTTGACGACGCCGCTGAAGGCAACCTGCAGGACCATCCAGACCGGCAGCTTGCCCTCAGCGACCTCCATCATGGTGCGCGTGTAGTCGCCCACCATGCTGATCTCTTTGTTCGGCAGCAGCGAGTGGACGCCGGGCGGATAGCTGATCGGGTAGATGTCGCAGGCGGTGATGTCGCAGCCGCCGTTGTAGGCGCGCAGCTCCTCGACCGTATTTCGCGGAGCTTGCGTCAGTTGTACGGGATGGTTTCGGTCCAGTTCCTTGATGATCTGGTAGGCGCGCAGGACCGGGCCCACGGGTTTCTTGCCCCAGGCCGGTTCGTCCTCACCTTTCCAGAAGCCGAGGCCCGGGTGATCCCTGAAGCGCGTCACCACCCGGCGCAGCAAGGCCTCGCGTTCCGGCTGGTCAGGGCCAACGCTGCCCAGTTCGCGCAGAAAGACCCAGCACAGAAGCCCGTGCTCAGCCGCAGCGTCCTCCCACTCCTGCTCACGGGCAAGGACATCCTCCTCCCAGCCGCCTCCGGTCGGACCTGTGCGCAGGAAGGTCGCTCCGGCGTCGGCCAACTCCTGCAGGCCGTCCTTACCCTCCGGAGTCTTGCCTTCCGGAGGCGGGCCAAGAGTGAAGCCAAGGGGGAAGACCGGCTCCCCGTTGATGACCGTGATCCCGTCGGCGTTCAGCGTAACCACGGAACCGGCCCCCTGTGCCAGGCCCATCGACCCGAGCAAAGCAGCCACGGCGAGCAGTGCGCTGAAGGCACGCATGGGTCTTCTCCTGGATGGTTCGCCTTCGGCTACAGGTCCCAGTCGGGCCGCAGTTCCTTCGCGCGCTTCGCGACCTTGTCCCGCAGCCTCTTGGGCTTCTTGATCTCGCCCAGGATGCTGGGAAGCGGCTGGCCCGGTCCGGCATCGGCCGGGTCGCAGGACCAGTTGTCGCCCTCATAGGGCTTCAGCTCAGCGTCACACTGGAAGCTGGGTACGTCGATGGCCATGTTGTTGTTCAGCGCGCTCTTGTAGGCCAGGACTCCCAGGCAGCTCATCTGCAGGCCCCGGTAGATGTCGAAGAAGGGCGGCGTGTCCGTGCGGATCGCATCGATGAACTCGTGCAGCATGAAGAAGTCGCCGCCGCCATGTCCGCTGCGAGTCGCCAGGTCGTGGAAGCGGCGGAACTCGGGCCGGTAGGCCAGGTCCGAGGGCTCACCGGGCTTCTTGTTCCAGGGCTCCTTGTGGATGATGAGCTGTCCCGCGTCCGTGCGCGAGTTCTCCATCTCACCCTTGTGACCGTAGATGCGGTACCAGTTGTGGTGCTTCTCCAGGGCGCCGAAGAGCAGCTTCGCGTAGCCGCCGTTCTCCATCTGCACCATGAGAATCGCGGCAAGGTCATTGACCTTGTAGGTGTCGCTACAGGCCGGTGTCTGCGGGTCCCAGGGGATGACGAACCCGTTCACCTTGACCGGCCGCAGGTGGGTGACGTACATGATTGGGCTCATGCTGTGGGTGCAGTAATAGGTCGCCGGAATCCAGTTCCGCCAGTGGTTGAGGGTGGGCGCCAGGCTGATCTTCGTGTCGGCCGAGACGGGATGCACGTACTCGCCCTCGGCGTAGCGGAACTCGCCGATCTCGCCCTTCTCATACAGGTAGGCCATCTCCTGGGCGAAGTTCATGTAGGCGTAGTTCTCCGCGTACATGTAGATCTTCCCGCTGGCCTCAACGGCACGCACGAGGTCAACGGCCTCGCCCATGGTCTTGATGGCGATGGATTCGCTTTGCACATGCTTGCCGGCCTGCAGC
This genomic window contains:
- a CDS encoding Gfo/Idh/MocA family oxidoreductase, translating into MSKTTSKPVRVGVYGIGRGRSFAEQAAAMEGVELVAICDQRERPLQDFVKSHPGVTGYTDYAKMLEHDLDAVVLANYCTEHAPAAVQALQAGKHVQSESIAIKTMGEAVDLVRAVEASGKIYMYAENYAYMNFAQEMAYLYEKGEIGEFRYAEGEYVHPVSADTKISLAPTLNHWRNWIPATYYCTHSMSPIMYVTHLRPVKVNGFVIPWDPQTPACSDTYKVNDLAAILMVQMENGGYAKLLFGALEKHHNWYRIYGHKGEMENSRTDAGQLIIHKEPWNKKPGEPSDLAYRPEFRRFHDLATRSGHGGGDFFMLHEFIDAIRTDTPPFFDIYRGLQMSCLGVLAYKSALNNNMAIDVPSFQCDAELKPYEGDNWSCDPADAGPGQPLPSILGEIKKPKRLRDKVAKRAKELRPDWDL